In Malus sylvestris chromosome 15, drMalSylv7.2, whole genome shotgun sequence, a single genomic region encodes these proteins:
- the LOC126602230 gene encoding aldehyde dehydrogenase family 3 member H1-like has protein sequence MKGLCIDLFKNYSLGLAGTAGVGTGTRSSRAFTHPFQRRRSNYQNQKHFSSSKLTCSSYSTKPCSATLSAVTAEVEEAKQTFNPEKAGLLVKELRKSFNSGRTKSYEWRRSQLENIAKMLEEKEKEITEALYKDLSKPEIEAFISEIVQARSSCNEALKELKHWMVPQKVSTSITTYPSSAEIVSEPLGVVLVISTWNFPFLLSLDPVIGAISAGNAVVLKPSEIAPATSSLLANLVEEYLDNSAIKVVEGAVPETTALLEQKWDKILYTGSARVGRIVMAAAAKHLTPVILELGGKSPAVVDSDVNLEVAVRRIMAGKWALNNGQACIGVDYIITTKDFAPKLIEALKYGLEQFFGKDPMNSKDISRIVSSTQFTRLAKLLDEDKVSNKIVLGGQMDEKQLKIAPTILLDVPEDAQIMQEEIFGPLMPIVTVEKIEDSFSVINSKPKPLAVYAFTNNEQLKKGFVDNVSSGGMLINDTVLHVSIGGLPFGGVGESGMGSYHGKFSFDGFSHKKAVLYRGFAGDSDLRYPPYTPEKQRLFRAVINRDIFTIILALIGWSK, from the exons ATGAAAGGTCTCTGCATTGATCTTTTTAAGAATTACAG TTTGGGTTTGGCGGGTACTGCTGGGGTAGGGACTGGGACTCGGAGCAGCAGAGCTTTCACTCACCCGTTtcagagaagaagaagcaacTATCAAAACCAGAAGCATTTCTCTTCCTCCAAACTTACATGCTCTTCCTACTC CACTAAACCTTGTTCTGCAACTCTGTCGGCTGTAACCGCGGAGGTTGAAGAAGCAAAGCAAACATTCAATCCGGAAAAAGCTGGTCTTCTAGTTAAGGAGCTGCGAAAGAGTTTCAATTCGGGAAGGACGAAAAGCTATGAGTGGAGAAGGTCACAGTTGGAGAATATTGCAAAGATGcttgaagaaaaagagaaggagATTACTGAAGCTCTTTACAAGGACCTTTCAAAGCCTGAAATCGAAGCATTTATATCCGAG ATTGTTCAGGCAAGATCGTCATGTAACGAGGCATTGAAAGAATTGAAGCATTGGATGGTTCCACAGAAG GTCAGCACTTCAATCACAACATATCCATCATCAGCAGAAATTGTGTCAGAACCTCTAGGAGTTGTGTTGGTCATCTCAACATGGAACTTCCCCTTCT TGTTATCTCTTGATCCAGTCATTGGAGCTATTTCAGCGGGCAATGCGGTTGTGCTAAAACCTTCAGAAATTGCTCCAGCTACATCTTCACTCCTTGCAAATTTAGTAGAGGAGTATTTAGATAACTCAGCTATAAAAGTTGTTGAGGGCGCTGTTCCAGAAACAACTGCATTGTTAGAGCAGAAGTGGGATAAGATACTCTATACAG GTAGTGCAAGAGTAGGGCGCATTGTGATGGCTGCTGCTGCAAAACACCTTACACCTGTAATTCTGGAACTCGGTGGAAAATCCCCAGCTGTTGTCGACTCAGATGTTAACTTAGAA GTGGCTGTTAGGAGGATAATGGCAGGCAAATGGGCATTGAACAATGGACAAGCTTGCATCGGTGTTGATTACATTATCACTACGAAAGACTTTGCTCCGAAGTTG ATAGAAGCTCTAAAGTATGGACTCGAGCAGTTCTTTGGGAAAGATCCAATGAACTCAAAGGATATATCACGGATAGTGAGCTCTACCCAGTTTACACGGTTGGCGAAGCTGCTGGATGAGGATAAGGTCTCTAATAAGATTGTCCTCGGTGGCCAAATGGATGAGAAGCAATT AAAAATAGCTCCAACTATCTTGTTGGATGTTCCAGAAGACGCTCAAATTATGCAGGAGGAGATATTTGGGCCATTAATGCCCATCGTCACT GTTGAGAAGATTGAAGACAGTTTCAGCGTGATAAATTCAAAGCCAAAGCCTCTTGCAGTATATGCCTTTACAAACAATGAGCAGCTGAAGAAGGGCTTCGTGGATAACGTATCATCTGGAGGAATGCTCATCAATGACACCGTCCTTCAT GTTAGCATAGGCGGTTTACCATTTGGAGGAGTTGGGGAGAGTGGAATGGGTTCATACCACGGAAAATTCTCCTTTGATGGTTTTAGCCACAAGAAAGCAGTTCTTTATCGAGGTTTCGCTGGAGATTCCGATTTGAGGTATCCACCCTACACACCGGAAAAGCAAAGATTATTCAGGGCCGTGATTAATCGCGACATATTTACCATAATCTTGGCTCTGATTGGATGGTCTAAATGA